From Candidatus Methylacidiphilales bacterium:
GCGGATGCGCTTGGTGGATTGCATCGACCAGCTTCTGGACATCATGGAGGCAAAACCGGAGTTCAAATCGTTCCTGTTTGACGCCCAAGTCACCATCCTCGAAGACTACCTCGAAATCCGGCCTGAAAACCGCGAACGCATCCAGGCGCTCGCCAACGCCAATCGCCTGGAACTCGGCCCATGGTACACGCTTGCCGATTGCGCCGCCATCCAGGGTGAAACCCTCATTCGCAACCTGCTGGCCGGCATCCGCGCCTCTGAAAAATACGGCCCGGTCCTGAAATGCGGCTACAATGTTTTCTCGTTCGGCCAGATCGCCCAGTTGCCGCAGATCTACGATGGCTTCGGAATCGACTCGATTCTCTTCTATAAATACATGGACCCGAAGCGCACGAAGTACCATGAATTCCTCTGGGAAGCACCCGACGGCACCCGGACGCTCACATCCCGCCTCGGACGCGAGGCGCGTTGGAATTTCTTTTTCGCCGCGCATATTCCCATCGTCTATAACCGCGACCCGTGGCACAAGGACTGGCAGTACCGCTGGGGCGACGATCTTGGCAAAATTTTTCACACTGCCGATTCCGAAGGCTACGGCTGGTTCTACGACATCCTGGATCCGAAGACCTCGTTCCACCCGGAAAAAATCAAGGACGGCATGGAACGCGTCCTTAAAACCGTGGAAGGCACCGCCGTGCCGGAATCCGTGCTGTTCTTCGAAGGCACCGACTTTACCGCGCCGCATCCCCTCACCCCGGAGATTCTCGCCGAAATCCGCAAACAATACGGCGACGAGATCGAACTGGTACACAGCCGGCTGACCGATTACCTGGCCGACCTGCAAAAGGCCCTGGCCAACCGGAAGAACGAACTCGATGTGGTGAAAGGCCCGATGCGCGACGGCCCCGTCGGCGCGGTACATACGGATGTGTTCTCCATCCATCCGGAACTCATGATCGAGCACGCCAGGACTGAAACAATCCTGATGAGCCGCGTGGAACCGTTTGCCGCGTTCGCATGGTTGAACGGCGTCGAGCGTTACCCAACGACTTACCTTGAAAAAGCCTGGAAACTTCTTTTCCACAGCCATGTCCACGACTCCATTCACGGCCTCGGCCCGCGCACCTTGGGAGAAGGCTGCCTCAGCCGCATCAAGCAAGCCGAAGTCATCGCCCAAGGGCTGGAACGCCGCGCCTTGCAGGACATCACCAAGGAAATCAACACCTCCGGCGTCAAGGACACGGAATTTTTCGCCGCTGTCCACAATTTCACCGCGGCACCGCGCAGCGGCATTGTCGAAGCATGGTTTGACCTGCCGCGCGATCTGCGGACCGATCATCTGGTGATCACCGATGAAAACGGCAAACCGGTTTGCGAACAGTTGATGGAAAAGGATGAAACCCGCGCGGGCATCTATCATCCGCGCAGCCGCAACATGCCGTATTACTGCACACGGATGCATATTTGTTTCCAGGCTGAGAACGTCCCGGCCATGGGCTACAAGACGTTCCAAATCAAACCCGTCTCCAAAAACGAATACCCGTATCCGCACGAGGATTGGGAACCGCCGCGCCTCTACGCCGACGATCTGCTTCGTGACGCGCGCACCGCGGAAAACGAGCATCTCAGCGTCCATATCAACGCCGATGGCACGCTCGACCTGACCGACAAGGCCACGGGAGAAGTCTATTCAGGTTTGAATTACTTCCTCGACAGCGGGGAAATCGGCAACATGTGGATGTCCAAGGAACCGCACCACAACGGCATCATCGATACGCGCGGACTGGCGGCGTCGGTCTCCTGCCGCATGCATGGCCCGTTGCAGGTGGTGTTCGACATCCGTCTTGACTGGAAGCTTCCGCGCGAATTCGACCGCGCAAAGCAGGCAAGATCGCAGGATGAAGTTTCCTACCCGATCTCAGTCACCGTCACGCTGCGCAAGGGCAGCCGCTCACTCGATGTTGAAACCACCATCGAGAACACCGCGCGAGACCACTACCTGAAAGTCTGTTTCCCAACCGACAGCAAGGCCACGCACACCGCAGGCGAAGGCTCGTTCACCGTGGATGAATTCGCGGCGGATCCGGGCCGCGCGGGTGAACTGCGCGGAGTCGCCCTCGCACGGCACCCCGCCCAGATGTGGCTCGACATCAGCGACAAGAAACGCGGTCTGGCGGTGTTGCTCGAAACGCCACGCGACTACGAAGTGCTGGAACATGATCCGCGCACAACGGTCGCCATGGGACTCCTGCGCGCCGTGCCGTTGCGCATCCCTTGCGACAACCGCCTCTGGATGGAATATCCGGGTGACGAAAGCGCGCAGTCGCTGGGCAAATTCACCTATCGCTATTCCCTCCTCCCGCATGCGGGCGATTGGAAATCGCAGGGGCTGCATCAGGCCGCCCTCGCTTTGCGCAATCCGCTCAAGGCCTGCCAGTTTGGCAAACAGACCGGCGCTCAGCCCTTAAGCCACAGCTTCCTGAGTCTGGAAGGCGATAACCTCGTCGTGAGCGCCATTAAAAAGGCGGAGGACCGCGATTCCGTCATCGTCCGTTTCTACAACCCAACGAGCCAGGACACAACCGCCACGCTTCGCCCCGGCTTCCCTGTCGCCGAGGCTTGGACCGTGAAATTCAACGAGGAACGGGTCCAGCCGGTGAAAGCAACCGGCTCCGCCATTACATTGCCGGCGCCGCATGGCAAGATCATCAGTGTGGAACTGACCGGAAAAAGGGGTCAAAGCATATTTTGACCACGCTAATCCGCATGTACATGTAAATACACCCCCATGATTCTAAAGGGAAAGGAGCCAGAATATGCTTTGACCCCTTTTTCCACCTATGACAACACAACATCAACTCTCCCTCTGGCTGACTGCGCGCGACCTGCCCGGGCGCCTGGCTGCGCAGCCCCCACAAATACTCAAGCCCCTCAACGAGGAAATCAACAGGCTTGCAACAGTCTGGATTGACGACCTCGTTTCCTACCAGGAAATCGAAGGGTTCGGTGGCGCATTCACCGAAGCCGCTGCGGTAACCCTTGGAAAAATGCCGGAGAAAAAACAGGAGGAAATCCTCCGCGCCTATTTCGACCCAAAAACCGGGAATGCCTATACGCTCTGCCGGAGTCATATCAACAGTTGCGATTTTTCGACAGGCAACTACGCCTATTGCGAAAAAGAGGGTGACACGGCGCTGGCCTCATTTTCCATTGAACGCGACCGTCAGGCGCTGCTGCCCATGATCCAACGCTCGCTGAAGTTGTCAGGCGGAACGATGAAACTGTTCGCATCGCCCTGGAGCCCGCCTGCATGGATGAAGACCACCAACCAGATGAACCGGGGTGGTCAATTAAAGCCCGAATACCGTGCAGCCTGGGCGGAGTATTATGTCCGTTACATCCAGGAATACGCCAAAGCGGGCGTGAACATCTGGGGGCTCACGGTACAAAACGAACCGGAGGCAATCCAGACTTGGGACTCATGTGTGTACAGCGGCGCGGAGGAACGCGATTTCGTCCGGGATCACCTCGGACCGGCACTGGAACGCGCGGGGCTGGGACATGTCAAAATCATCATCTGGGACCACAACCGCGATCACCTTTATGCCCGCGCCAAAACGATTTACAGTGATTCGCAAGCGGCTCGTTATATTTGGGGGGCCGGATTTCATTGGTACAGCGCCAATGTTTTCGAGAACGTGCAGCGCACACACGAGGCATGGCCGAACAAAAAGCTTCTTTTCACCGAGGGTTGCCAGGAAGGCGGGCCGCATCCTGGCTCATGGCTGACGGGAGAACGCTACGCGCAATCGGTGATTCAGGATCTGAACCATTGGACGGTCGGCTGGGTGGATTGGAACCTTGTACTGGACGAAACCGGCGGCCCCAATCATGTGGGTAATCTATGCAGCGCCCCGATCCTGGCCGATACGCGGACGGGCGAGGCGCATTACCAGAGTTCCTATTATTATCTCGGACATTTTTCGCGTTTCATCCGGCCCGGCGCCAAACGCATCCTGACTACCTCTTCCCGCGACGAACTGGAAGTCACGGCCTGCAAGAACCCGGACGGCAGCCTGGTTGCCGTGATTTTAAACCGCTCGGAGACTCCGATTCAAATGACACTCAAGTTCAACCAGGGCGAAGTGAACCTGGAATCGCCCCGCCGTTCGATCCTCACTGCGGTTCTGTCAAAACATTAGAATGTTAGCTGAAACGGCAACGCCGTTTCGTCTTTCAGCCCAGGGTTGATCCGAGCTTGTCGAGGATCTACCCTGGGTAAAATCAAAAAATCATCCCGAACCCTGAATGGGTTCCGTCCTACTCTCGCCCATGCCGCCCCGCTGCGATTCCGATAGGCATCGCGAGGCCCAATCCTGGGCCGTGGCGATCCAGTATTTGTGTATAATGGAGAGCTTCTCAGGGGGATAGTAAAAGCTGTCGCCGCACTCCAAGGTGCTCGATAAACGAGAGAACTCTTTATCGCTTAAGCTTGGCCGATGGCTTTGCCCAACGCGATCCGATCAATCTGGCAGCGCGGCTTGAACAAGGGGCCTGCCATGTAATCCAGCACACTGACATGGAACTGGCGCGCAGAATGGCGGTTGGACAAATCCGCAGTGATGTCGCTGCCGCAGACAAGGATGTCACAATCGTTGAAACGCGCTTCAAAAATCAGGCCAAGCCTGCGATTGGTAAACCAGTCATCAATCACCTGCACCAGCGGCTGTAATTCGGGCGGCAGGCCGTCCAGCAACAGCGGCGCAGCACCGTGGATCAACTCCCACCACTGCCAATTGCTGTGGAAATCAGTCGGGAACTTTGCAAACAACGGATGCTTGGGATCGCACAAAAGACCCAGGGTGTGCGGCGGGTTGTCTGCCGTATAGGCCGCGCTCCAGAAGATGGGGGAAAATCCCATTATCAAGCCATTTTTTATCCCGCTGCGCGGCGGGTTGAAGAGAATCTTGCGCCCCCCGCTGGCCCGCCGGAGCAAGTCGTCCCAATCCTGCACGATCAAAACGTCGCTGGAAATTTTAACCGCTGGCGCGGAAGGATAAACCCACACGTCCCAGTCATTCTCGAATTCCGTTCCAGCCAGTCCGGCGACCAGCTTGAATCGCCGAGGCGCGGGCAGATCCTTCAACGAAACCTCCAGCTTTCCGATGGCAATACCATTGCCAATCGGAATCTTCAGCGCCGGAAATTCCCCCGAGGCGTGCATGTGTCCGGCATCATCGACCAACTTCCAATAAGGCCGGGCCTCTTCCAGCGGCGCCGCGCCGAAATGGGCAATCTCGATTTCAGCGCGCAGCATGTCGCGGCTGGAAAAAATACGGCGCTCCAACCGCACCAGAAGCACAGTCGCGTAGTTAAAACGGCGGAATTCCCCGGGCGTCACATAACCTTTCGACTCCCAAAAGGCATTGAGCCAGCCGACCAGCGCGGCGCCCTGGCCTGGAAAATCATTGGCCTGCAAAACCTGGAATCCGCCGAAGCCTTTGCTGCGCAACGCGGATTCGATTTCTTCCTTGTAACAAAGAATCTGAAGCTTGCCGGAGGCGGCGAGGAAGTCGCGCGCCTGGCCGCCCATGTGCGCAGCCTCGAGCGTTTCCTTGAAAATCTCAAAGTTTTTCGCCTTCAACAGCCCGGTATATTTCGGGATCTCGGAGAGATCGGGATAGACGCACCACTGGCCGATCTCATGGCTGATGATGGGGCGCGGTGAATCGAGCGCGACGAAATTCCAACT
This genomic window contains:
- a CDS encoding glycoside hydrolase family 38 C-terminal domain-containing protein, with product MKNKRKVHVVTYTHWDREFRWEFERTRMRLVDCIDQLLDIMEAKPEFKSFLFDAQVTILEDYLEIRPENRERIQALANANRLELGPWYTLADCAAIQGETLIRNLLAGIRASEKYGPVLKCGYNVFSFGQIAQLPQIYDGFGIDSILFYKYMDPKRTKYHEFLWEAPDGTRTLTSRLGREARWNFFFAAHIPIVYNRDPWHKDWQYRWGDDLGKIFHTADSEGYGWFYDILDPKTSFHPEKIKDGMERVLKTVEGTAVPESVLFFEGTDFTAPHPLTPEILAEIRKQYGDEIELVHSRLTDYLADLQKALANRKNELDVVKGPMRDGPVGAVHTDVFSIHPELMIEHARTETILMSRVEPFAAFAWLNGVERYPTTYLEKAWKLLFHSHVHDSIHGLGPRTLGEGCLSRIKQAEVIAQGLERRALQDITKEINTSGVKDTEFFAAVHNFTAAPRSGIVEAWFDLPRDLRTDHLVITDENGKPVCEQLMEKDETRAGIYHPRSRNMPYYCTRMHICFQAENVPAMGYKTFQIKPVSKNEYPYPHEDWEPPRLYADDLLRDARTAENEHLSVHINADGTLDLTDKATGEVYSGLNYFLDSGEIGNMWMSKEPHHNGIIDTRGLAASVSCRMHGPLQVVFDIRLDWKLPREFDRAKQARSQDEVSYPISVTVTLRKGSRSLDVETTIENTARDHYLKVCFPTDSKATHTAGEGSFTVDEFAADPGRAGELRGVALARHPAQMWLDISDKKRGLAVLLETPRDYEVLEHDPRTTVAMGLLRAVPLRIPCDNRLWMEYPGDESAQSLGKFTYRYSLLPHAGDWKSQGLHQAALALRNPLKACQFGKQTGAQPLSHSFLSLEGDNLVVSAIKKAEDRDSVIVRFYNPTSQDTTATLRPGFPVAEAWTVKFNEERVQPVKATGSAITLPAPHGKIISVELTGKRGQSIF
- a CDS encoding glycoside hydrolase family 30 protein, whose amino-acid sequence is MTTQHQLSLWLTARDLPGRLAAQPPQILKPLNEEINRLATVWIDDLVSYQEIEGFGGAFTEAAAVTLGKMPEKKQEEILRAYFDPKTGNAYTLCRSHINSCDFSTGNYAYCEKEGDTALASFSIERDRQALLPMIQRSLKLSGGTMKLFASPWSPPAWMKTTNQMNRGGQLKPEYRAAWAEYYVRYIQEYAKAGVNIWGLTVQNEPEAIQTWDSCVYSGAEERDFVRDHLGPALERAGLGHVKIIIWDHNRDHLYARAKTIYSDSQAARYIWGAGFHWYSANVFENVQRTHEAWPNKKLLFTEGCQEGGPHPGSWLTGERYAQSVIQDLNHWTVGWVDWNLVLDETGGPNHVGNLCSAPILADTRTGEAHYQSSYYYLGHFSRFIRPGAKRILTTSSRDELEVTACKNPDGSLVAVILNRSETPIQMTLKFNQGEVNLESPRRSILTAVLSKH